From a single Paenibacillus sp. FSL W8-0426 genomic region:
- a CDS encoding histidine phosphatase family protein encodes MRIGLIRHGLTDWNAAGRIQGQTDIPLNAEGKRQAERLGSRLLAEEQQWDYIITSGLSRAQETGEILSGMLHVPMLEPDARLKERGFGQIEGLTSEERVSRWGTDWETLDLGQEKVADIQLRAVAFLEDLWCAHPHKNILIVTHGALLANLLSALFKDRYSERIGNLSLTILEKEKHDWTPLLYNCTRHLTLDTVKQPD; translated from the coding sequence ATGCGGATTGGGCTGATTCGTCACGGTCTTACCGATTGGAATGCCGCAGGACGCATTCAGGGACAGACGGACATTCCCCTGAATGCCGAAGGCAAAAGGCAGGCAGAACGGCTGGGGAGCCGTCTGCTTGCAGAGGAACAGCAATGGGATTACATCATTACAAGCGGCTTGTCCCGCGCGCAGGAGACGGGTGAAATTTTGTCCGGGATGCTCCATGTGCCGATGCTTGAGCCGGATGCACGCCTGAAAGAGAGAGGGTTTGGCCAGATCGAGGGCCTTACGTCCGAAGAACGTGTTTCCCGCTGGGGTACCGACTGGGAGACGCTGGATCTGGGACAAGAGAAGGTTGCCGATATTCAGCTGCGGGCAGTTGCATTTTTGGAGGATCTCTGGTGTGCCCATCCGCACAAAAACATCCTGATCGTAACACACGGTGCCCTGCTTGCCAATTTGTTGTCCGCTTTGTTCAAGGATCGATACTCGGAACGAATCGGCAACTTGTCTTTGACCATTCTTGAGAAAGAGAAGCACGATTGGACGCCGCTTCTGTACAATTGCACACGTCATTTGACATTGGATACCGTAAAACAACCTGACTAA
- a CDS encoding sigma-70 family RNA polymerase sigma factor → MTDSQLIREIKEGNLELYSELMRRYQRKILAFVYHMLKSSNMELLAEDLCSETFYKAFRSLHSFREVDASFSTWLYTIARNTVLSELRKQRSGNVPLEESGVVPVAPSENAPEHAVLRSERVTLVRDAINNLPEKQRSAIILREYDQLDYQEIASILGQSVSSVKSLLFRARSSVKSQLEPYFFEPVYEPYEGMKNR, encoded by the coding sequence ATGACGGATTCCCAGTTGATTCGTGAAATCAAGGAAGGTAACCTGGAGTTATATTCCGAGCTGATGCGCCGTTATCAGCGTAAAATACTGGCTTTTGTATATCATATGTTGAAGAGTTCCAATATGGAGCTGCTTGCAGAGGATCTGTGCTCTGAGACATTTTATAAGGCGTTTCGCAGCCTGCACTCGTTTCGCGAGGTGGATGCATCTTTCTCTACTTGGTTGTACACCATCGCGCGCAACACGGTGCTAAGCGAGCTTCGCAAACAGCGCAGCGGCAACGTGCCGCTCGAAGAGAGCGGGGTAGTTCCGGTTGCTCCTTCGGAGAATGCTCCGGAGCACGCCGTGTTGCGAAGTGAACGGGTAACGCTGGTGAGAGATGCCATAAACAATTTGCCTGAGAAGCAGCGTTCGGCCATCATACTTCGTGAGTATGATCAGTTGGACTATCAGGAAATCGCCAGCATTCTCGGACAAAGCGTCAGCTCCGTGAAATCGCTGTTGTTCAGAGCGAGATCCAGCGTGAAATCCCAATTGGAGCCTTATTTCTTCGAACCGGTGTACGAGCCATATGAAGGGATGAAAAACCGATGA
- a CDS encoding prephenate dehydrogenase, whose amino-acid sequence MTRKIAMIGVGLIGGSLALCFKGKPDVTVVGYAHLPELKEKYIASGVVDDATLSLEDAVKDADFIFLCVPVGLLESYFKQLAALPLKKGCIITDVGSTKASIVACAEHLRLKDAYFIGGHPMAGSERAGVEAASAVLFENAYYVLTPSAHVPEEAYGRLSELLAYTRAQIVRVEPLLHDDIVGAISHLPHVIAVALVNQVREYNESNPLYKMLAAGGFRDITRIASSDAIVWRDILLSNRDVLLGLLKDWNGQIAAFTKMLEEHNGERIEQAFREAREFRSVLPERRKGMISPLFDLYTDVQDAPGAIGKIATELGKHDINLSNMEIIENRVDVPGIMRLSFRQEEEMERARTLLDSLGYQVWI is encoded by the coding sequence ATGACACGTAAAATTGCAATGATCGGCGTAGGACTCATCGGAGGTTCGTTGGCACTCTGCTTTAAGGGGAAGCCGGACGTGACGGTGGTGGGCTACGCCCACTTGCCGGAGCTTAAGGAGAAGTACATAGCCAGCGGCGTGGTGGATGATGCCACGCTCTCCTTGGAAGACGCGGTGAAGGATGCCGACTTTATTTTCCTGTGCGTGCCTGTAGGTTTGCTGGAATCGTATTTCAAGCAGCTTGCGGCCCTTCCGTTGAAAAAAGGGTGCATCATCACCGATGTTGGCAGCACGAAGGCTTCCATTGTGGCTTGCGCCGAGCATCTTCGTTTGAAGGACGCCTACTTCATAGGCGGACATCCGATGGCAGGGTCGGAACGTGCGGGCGTCGAGGCGGCTTCTGCCGTGCTTTTCGAGAACGCCTACTATGTCCTTACCCCTTCGGCACATGTGCCCGAGGAGGCGTACGGGCGGTTGTCCGAGCTGTTGGCATACACAAGGGCGCAGATCGTCCGCGTGGAGCCGCTGCTTCATGACGACATCGTAGGAGCCATCAGCCATCTGCCGCATGTGATTGCCGTTGCGCTGGTGAATCAGGTGCGTGAGTATAATGAATCGAATCCGTTATACAAAATGCTTGCAGCAGGCGGATTCCGGGACATTACGCGCATTGCCTCCAGCGATGCCATCGTGTGGCGCGATATTCTGCTCAGCAATCGGGATGTGCTCCTTGGACTGCTCAAGGATTGGAATGGCCAGATTGCGGCGTTCACCAAAATGCTGGAGGAGCATAACGGCGAACGTATCGAGCAGGCATTCCGGGAGGCGCGCGAATTCCGCAGCGTGCTGCCAGAACGGCGAAAGGGCATGATTTCCCCGTTGTTCGATCTGTATACGGATGTACAGGATGCTCCCGGAGCGATCGGCAAAATCGCGACTGAACTCGGGAAGCATGACATTAACTTGAGCAACATGGAAATCATCGAGAACCGGGTGGACGTACCGGGTATTATGCGCCTCTCTTTCCGTCAGGAAGAGGAGATGGAGCGTGCCCGGACACTGCTGGATTCGCTTGGATATCAGGTATGGATATAA
- the hisC gene encoding histidinol-phosphate transaminase yields MKPKSQIVNLPVYQPGKPVEEVKRELGLEKVIKLASNENPYGSSPAAIEAIKNEFANISIYPDGSSAELASTLAKHLGVASNHLIFGCGSDEIIALIARAFFLPGDETIMADQTFSVYKSNAVIEGAVSIEVPLVDGKHDLEAMLAKINDKTKVVWVCNPNNPTGTIVTDAELTSFLNRVPAHVMVVLDEAYYEFVKDEAYPQSIPMLERYPNLVILRTFSKIYGLASLRIGYGVGRPEVIDMINRVREPFNTSRFGQAAATAALADQAFVQECSALNQTERDFLQGEFTRLGLPYFPSQGNFIMVNLDMPTQEAFQSLLKQGIIVRPGFRLYPTYIRVSVGTPEQNRAFVAALENTLAEKAVARP; encoded by the coding sequence TTGAAACCGAAATCCCAGATTGTCAATCTGCCTGTATACCAACCAGGCAAACCGGTTGAAGAAGTGAAGCGTGAGCTGGGGCTCGAAAAAGTCATCAAGCTCGCTTCCAACGAAAATCCGTACGGCAGTTCACCTGCCGCGATTGAAGCGATTAAGAATGAATTTGCAAACATTAGCATTTACCCGGATGGCAGCTCGGCGGAGTTGGCGAGCACGCTCGCCAAACATCTCGGCGTTGCGAGCAACCATTTGATTTTTGGCTGCGGTTCGGACGAAATCATCGCATTGATCGCCCGGGCATTTTTCCTCCCAGGCGACGAAACGATTATGGCAGACCAGACGTTTTCCGTATACAAAAGCAATGCCGTCATCGAGGGTGCGGTAAGCATCGAAGTGCCGCTTGTGGATGGAAAGCATGATCTCGAAGCCATGCTCGCCAAAATCAATGATAAAACCAAAGTGGTCTGGGTGTGCAACCCCAACAACCCGACAGGTACGATCGTTACCGATGCGGAACTGACTTCCTTCCTGAACCGGGTGCCTGCCCATGTCATGGTCGTGCTGGATGAGGCGTACTACGAATTTGTCAAGGATGAAGCTTATCCGCAGTCCATCCCGATGCTGGAACGTTATCCGAATCTCGTCATTTTGCGTACATTTTCCAAAATTTACGGCCTCGCTTCCCTGCGCATCGGATACGGGGTGGGACGTCCTGAGGTCATTGACATGATCAACCGTGTGCGGGAGCCGTTCAATACGTCCCGTTTCGGTCAAGCCGCTGCAACAGCCGCCTTGGCTGACCAAGCTTTCGTGCAGGAGTGCTCTGCGCTCAACCAGACGGAGCGCGACTTTTTGCAAGGAGAGTTTACGCGGCTGGGTTTGCCGTATTTCCCGTCGCAAGGGAACTTTATTATGGTGAATCTCGACATGCCTACCCAGGAAGCGTTCCAATCCCTGCTTAAACAAGGCATTATCGTTCGACCGGGCTTCCGCTTGTACCCTACTTACATTCGTGTATCTGTCGGGACGCCCGAACAGAACCGGGCTTTCGTGGCGGCGCTCGAGAATACCCTCGCGGAGAAAGCGGTAGCTCGCCCTTAG
- the trpA gene encoding tryptophan synthase subunit alpha — MNLMDQTFQQLKEQKRTALIPFLTVGDPDLDTTVAIIKELERAGADILELGVPYSDPLADGPVIQRASERALQSQISIRTCIETAARAREEGVKMPFVLFTYYNPVLQTGLDAFFELLVDNGISGLIIPDLPIEESEDMRRRSEAAGIHLVPLVAPTSNARIERIVSGARGFIYCVSSLGVTGERASFFDGIESFISTVKSYTDIPVAVGFGISSHEQVARFSRICDGVVVGSAIVRKVEEAIPLLKQAETREEGLLQIRNFVAQLKG, encoded by the coding sequence ATGAACTTGATGGACCAGACCTTCCAACAGCTGAAGGAGCAGAAACGCACCGCACTGATTCCGTTCCTGACCGTAGGGGATCCTGATCTGGATACTACGGTTGCCATCATCAAGGAGCTCGAAAGGGCAGGCGCCGATATTTTGGAACTTGGCGTGCCTTACTCCGATCCGCTTGCCGATGGCCCTGTCATCCAGCGTGCATCGGAACGTGCGCTTCAGAGCCAAATTTCGATTCGCACCTGCATTGAAACCGCAGCGAGAGCACGCGAAGAAGGCGTCAAAATGCCATTCGTGCTGTTCACCTACTATAATCCGGTACTGCAAACCGGGCTGGATGCTTTTTTCGAGCTATTGGTCGATAACGGAATCAGCGGTCTGATCATTCCCGATCTGCCGATCGAGGAATCCGAGGATATGCGCCGGAGATCGGAAGCCGCGGGCATCCACCTCGTTCCGCTCGTCGCTCCGACATCGAACGCACGGATCGAACGCATCGTGTCCGGCGCTCGCGGATTTATCTATTGCGTATCTTCCCTTGGCGTTACAGGGGAACGGGCATCCTTCTTCGACGGAATCGAGAGCTTCATTTCGACCGTCAAAAGCTACACGGACATTCCCGTCGCCGTAGGCTTCGGCATTTCGAGCCACGAACAAGTTGCGCGTTTTTCCCGCATCTGCGACGGGGTTGTCGTGGGCAGCGCCATCGTACGCAAAGTCGAAGAGGCCATTCCTTTGCTGAAGCAGGCCGAGACGCGCGAGGAAGGTCTGTTGCAAATCCGCAACTTTGTGGCACAATTAAAAGGTTAG
- the trpB gene encoding tryptophan synthase subunit beta has product MTHTLPDHNGRFGLFGGRFVPETLMNALIELEEAYERFSKDEEFNKELNYLLSEYSGRETPLYFAEQLTRHLGGPKIYLKREDLNHTGAHKINNALGQGLLAKRMGKKKVIAETGAGQHGVATATVAALLGLECKVFMGEEDTQRQQLNVFRMRLLGAEVIPVTSGTRTLKDAGNEALRYWVSNVEDTFYVLGSVVGPHPYPMMVRNFQRVIGDETRRQIQELEGRLPDVIVAAVGGGSNAIGMFYPFINDKNVKLVGVEAAGKGVETEFHAATMTKGTHGVFQGSMSYLLQDEYGQVQPAHSISAGLDYPGVGPEHAYLKDAERAQYVPITDQEALDALQLLCRTEGIIPALESSHAIAQVIKLAPELTADDLVVICLSGRGDKDVESIMKYTGGKLA; this is encoded by the coding sequence ATGACACATACATTACCAGATCACAACGGGCGTTTCGGCCTTTTTGGAGGCCGCTTCGTGCCTGAGACGCTCATGAACGCGCTGATTGAGCTCGAAGAAGCCTACGAGCGCTTCTCGAAGGACGAGGAGTTCAACAAGGAGCTGAACTATTTGCTCAGCGAGTACTCCGGACGGGAAACCCCCTTGTATTTTGCGGAGCAGCTGACTCGCCATCTGGGCGGACCGAAAATTTACCTCAAACGCGAGGACCTGAACCATACGGGCGCGCACAAAATCAACAATGCCCTCGGACAGGGATTGCTGGCCAAACGGATGGGCAAAAAGAAAGTCATCGCCGAAACGGGCGCAGGACAACACGGCGTAGCAACGGCTACGGTTGCCGCGTTGCTCGGCCTTGAATGTAAGGTGTTTATGGGCGAGGAAGACACGCAGCGGCAGCAGCTGAACGTATTCCGCATGCGATTGCTCGGTGCGGAGGTCATCCCGGTGACATCGGGTACCCGAACGCTGAAGGACGCGGGCAACGAAGCGCTGCGTTACTGGGTCAGCAACGTGGAGGATACGTTTTACGTTCTCGGTTCGGTCGTCGGGCCTCATCCGTATCCGATGATGGTTCGCAACTTCCAGCGTGTCATCGGCGACGAAACGCGTCGCCAGATTCAGGAGCTGGAAGGACGGCTGCCGGACGTCATCGTTGCCGCCGTCGGCGGAGGCAGCAATGCCATCGGCATGTTCTATCCGTTCATTAACGACAAAAATGTGAAGCTGGTGGGCGTGGAAGCTGCCGGCAAAGGCGTGGAGACCGAGTTCCATGCCGCGACCATGACCAAGGGTACGCATGGCGTATTCCAGGGCTCCATGAGTTATTTGCTCCAAGACGAGTACGGCCAGGTGCAGCCGGCGCATTCGATTTCGGCAGGGCTGGACTATCCGGGCGTTGGCCCCGAGCATGCGTATTTGAAGGATGCCGAGCGGGCACAGTACGTTCCCATCACGGATCAGGAGGCGCTGGATGCCCTGCAATTGCTTTGCCGCACGGAAGGCATCATTCCGGCGTTGGAATCCTCGCATGCCATTGCCCAGGTGATCAAGCTTGCGCCCGAATTGACGGCGGACGATCTCGTCGTGATCTGCCTCTCGGGGCGTGGAGACAAAGACGTCGAATCGATCATGAAGTATACGGGAGGTAAATTGGCATGA
- a CDS encoding phosphoribosylanthranilate isomerase, giving the protein MTENIQGEAGSREGIGQQQASTAAKICGLQDVEVLKSMINLPVDYIGVVFAKSRRRIEPERAADLREVLMDWKAGKRPGLAGVFVNPALEELEHIMNVAPLDVIQLHGQETPEFCRQVKQRWAAEVFKVFSFPKDGSGDDENDSAVRALTPYEGTVDAVLLDTHDPMYGGGSGKTFAWERIPAYADWCKENGVKWFVAGGLQPDNVEDLIRTYQPDGVDVSSGVETGGVKDIAKITAFVERVKQA; this is encoded by the coding sequence ATGACCGAAAACATACAAGGCGAAGCAGGGAGCCGTGAAGGAATTGGGCAGCAGCAGGCTTCGACGGCGGCAAAAATTTGTGGACTTCAGGACGTTGAAGTGCTAAAATCAATGATAAACTTGCCTGTGGATTACATTGGTGTTGTCTTTGCCAAATCCCGCCGCCGCATTGAACCGGAACGGGCAGCTGATTTACGCGAAGTTTTGATGGACTGGAAGGCCGGGAAACGACCCGGATTGGCGGGGGTATTTGTAAACCCTGCGCTGGAAGAGCTGGAACATATTATGAATGTGGCGCCCCTTGACGTCATTCAACTGCATGGGCAGGAAACGCCGGAATTTTGCCGCCAAGTAAAGCAGCGCTGGGCAGCGGAGGTTTTCAAGGTGTTTTCGTTTCCGAAAGATGGCTCAGGCGATGATGAGAACGATTCGGCGGTACGCGCCTTGACCCCATACGAAGGAACAGTGGACGCTGTTTTATTGGATACCCATGACCCCATGTATGGCGGGGGATCGGGCAAAACCTTTGCTTGGGAACGAATCCCTGCTTATGCCGACTGGTGCAAGGAAAATGGCGTCAAATGGTTTGTTGCGGGCGGACTGCAGCCGGATAACGTAGAGGACCTGATTCGGACCTATCAACCGGATGGGGTTGACGTATCCAGCGGCGTGGAGACGGGCGGCGTGAAGGACATAGCAAAAATAACAGCATTTGTAGAAAGGGTGAAGCAGGCATGA
- the trpC gene encoding indole-3-glycerol phosphate synthase TrpC, with product MYLDRIVVTKQQEVEELGKTFRMEEALKQIEKLPPTRGFEHALSKGRHRKLGLIAEVKKASPSKGLIRPDFHPVDIAMAYERAGADCISVLTDVSYFQGSGEYLQAIREAVNLPLLRKDFIIDERQIAEARLLGADAVLLIASILTSQQMEQYLGFARSIGLDVLIEVHDRAELEQVLSLPEATLVGINNRNLKTFETSLDTTLRLMERIPERVTLISESGIDGPHRLQALESAGVSGILVGEHLMRKDDVEAAVYELMGPKA from the coding sequence ATGTATCTTGATCGCATCGTAGTTACCAAACAACAGGAAGTGGAAGAACTAGGCAAAACGTTCCGCATGGAGGAAGCGCTGAAACAGATCGAAAAGCTGCCGCCCACGCGCGGATTCGAGCATGCGCTGTCGAAAGGGCGTCATCGCAAGCTGGGATTGATCGCGGAGGTGAAGAAGGCATCGCCTTCCAAAGGACTCATTCGTCCGGATTTCCATCCGGTGGACATCGCGATGGCATATGAACGGGCTGGTGCGGATTGCATTTCCGTACTGACGGACGTTTCTTATTTCCAGGGCAGCGGGGAGTACCTTCAGGCCATTCGGGAAGCAGTGAACCTTCCGCTCCTGCGCAAGGATTTCATCATTGACGAGCGGCAAATCGCTGAAGCAAGGCTGCTTGGCGCAGACGCCGTTCTCCTGATCGCCAGTATATTGACGTCACAGCAGATGGAGCAATATCTTGGCTTTGCCCGGAGCATCGGGCTGGATGTGCTGATCGAGGTCCATGACCGTGCGGAACTGGAACAAGTGTTAAGTTTACCCGAGGCGACCCTGGTAGGCATTAACAACCGCAATCTCAAGACGTTTGAAACGAGCCTGGACACCACTCTTCGATTGATGGAAAGGATTCCCGAGCGTGTTACGCTGATCAGCGAAAGCGGCATTGACGGTCCTCATCGATTGCAGGCGCTGGAATCGGCCGGCGTAAGCGGCATTTTGGTCGGGGAGCATCTGATGCGCAAGGATGATGTGGAAGCTGCGGTATACGAGCTTATGGGTCCAAAAGCATGA
- the trpD gene encoding anthranilate phosphoribosyltransferase, with protein sequence MNDDSKSSVAPGATAEGMKQGLTKILEGRHLEQAEARDLMTSIMGGEATPAQIGGLLMALRMKGETVDEITGFAEAMRGQGGRILTNGSNLLDTCGTGGSGIHKFNISTASAIIASAVNVRVAKHGNRSASGRAGSADVLEALGVNIHLNGEQARQCLDDIGICFCFAQVYHPSMKHAAGPRKELGVRTIFNMLGPLTNPAGADRQLLGLYDRSRTPMIAEVLNRLGLKRALVVASHDGLDEISISAPTQVSELRGGEVRTYDIDPRDMGLPLHKLDAVLGGDAVQNAEIIKRIFQGERSAYRDVVLLNAGACIYVSGFADSIADGVVMAARAVDSGRAAEKLNQLIHTTEAYSHVS encoded by the coding sequence ATGAACGATGACTCGAAAAGCAGCGTTGCGCCCGGCGCAACTGCGGAAGGAATGAAGCAAGGGCTGACCAAAATTTTGGAGGGTCGACATCTGGAGCAAGCGGAGGCGCGCGATCTGATGACTTCGATCATGGGCGGTGAAGCTACTCCTGCTCAGATTGGCGGGCTGCTGATGGCATTGCGCATGAAAGGGGAAACGGTGGACGAAATTACGGGCTTCGCCGAAGCGATGCGCGGACAGGGCGGACGCATCCTCACCAATGGCAGCAACTTGCTGGATACGTGCGGAACGGGCGGTTCGGGCATTCACAAATTCAACATTTCCACCGCCTCTGCGATCATCGCTTCAGCCGTTAACGTACGCGTCGCCAAACATGGCAACCGCTCCGCTTCGGGCCGGGCAGGAAGCGCGGACGTGCTGGAGGCGCTTGGCGTCAATATTCACCTGAATGGAGAGCAGGCGCGCCAGTGCCTTGACGATATCGGCATCTGCTTCTGTTTTGCCCAGGTTTACCATCCGTCCATGAAACATGCGGCAGGGCCTCGGAAGGAACTCGGCGTAAGGACGATCTTCAACATGCTTGGACCGCTTACGAACCCGGCGGGAGCGGATCGCCAATTGCTCGGTCTCTACGACCGGAGCCGCACGCCGATGATCGCCGAGGTACTGAATCGTCTGGGTCTGAAGCGTGCGTTGGTTGTTGCCAGTCATGACGGGCTGGACGAAATCAGCATTTCGGCACCGACGCAGGTATCCGAGCTGCGGGGCGGCGAAGTAAGAACATACGACATCGACCCACGGGATATGGGACTGCCCCTGCACAAGTTGGATGCGGTTCTAGGGGGAGATGCGGTGCAGAATGCCGAAATCATTAAACGGATCTTCCAAGGCGAACGGAGCGCCTACCGGGATGTCGTTTTGCTGAACGCGGGAGCGTGCATTTACGTATCAGGCTTTGCGGATTCGATTGCGGATGGCGTCGTTATGGCAGCGAGGGCCGTCGATTCCGGCAGGGCTGCGGAGAAGCTGAATCAATTAATTCACACAACGGAGGCGTACAGTCATGTATCTTGA
- the trpE gene encoding anthranilate synthase component I produces the protein MITPNVNQVLKMSNEYNLIPVVKRILADMETPIRIFRRFADNDRAFLLESVEGGIQWARYSFIGTDPFLMISAKKGRIVVEEAGRTRELPGKPVEELKALLRKYRSPKSDELPPFTGGAIGFFGYDLLQYYEKLPAHALDDLNMDDIRFMFCDQIVVFDHVKQQMLLVGNVHVKYGATDEEIREAYARTSEKLELAAERLQQQGPGENLNPRSIPGHVELGDIQSNVTKEQFMANVDRAKEYIRAGDIFQVVLSQRFHIDTDVSPLHVYRVLRTLNPSPYMYYLKMDDEIIVGTSPEALVKVDGTRVETRPIAGTRPRGATEAEDRALAADLLQDEKERAEHLMLVDLGRNDIGRVSKFGSVKCDMFMEIERYSHVMHMVSNVAGELRDDKDFFDAFLSCLPAGTVSGAPKLRAMEIIAELEKEARGAYAGAIGYLGFSGNMDACITIRTIIFKKGKAYVQAGAGIVWDSVPENEYQETVNKAKALLTAIRTAEAMFPAKNRLGNANMANADYFVTPAAMPN, from the coding sequence ATGATAACGCCAAACGTGAACCAAGTGCTGAAAATGTCGAATGAATATAATCTGATTCCGGTCGTCAAACGGATTTTGGCAGACATGGAGACCCCGATTCGGATTTTCCGCAGATTTGCTGACAACGACCGGGCATTCCTGCTGGAAAGTGTAGAAGGTGGGATCCAATGGGCGAGATATTCTTTCATCGGCACGGATCCGTTCCTGATGATTTCGGCGAAAAAAGGCCGTATCGTGGTGGAAGAGGCTGGCCGGACGCGGGAGCTGCCGGGCAAGCCGGTAGAAGAGCTCAAGGCGTTACTGCGGAAGTATCGCAGCCCCAAAAGCGATGAGCTGCCGCCGTTCACGGGCGGGGCCATCGGATTTTTCGGCTACGACCTGCTTCAGTATTACGAGAAGCTTCCGGCACATGCGCTGGATGACCTGAATATGGACGACATCCGTTTTATGTTTTGCGACCAGATCGTAGTGTTCGACCATGTGAAGCAGCAGATGCTGCTGGTAGGAAACGTACATGTGAAATATGGGGCGACCGACGAAGAGATCCGCGAAGCGTATGCACGCACGTCGGAGAAGCTGGAGTTGGCCGCAGAGCGGCTGCAGCAGCAAGGACCGGGCGAAAATCTTAATCCGCGTTCCATTCCGGGTCATGTGGAGCTCGGTGATATTCAATCCAATGTCACGAAAGAACAGTTCATGGCGAATGTGGATCGGGCCAAGGAGTACATTCGGGCAGGGGATATTTTCCAGGTTGTACTGTCGCAGCGTTTCCACATCGATACCGACGTATCTCCTTTGCATGTGTACCGCGTGCTTCGGACGTTGAACCCGTCACCGTACATGTATTATTTGAAAATGGATGACGAGATCATCGTGGGCACTTCCCCGGAAGCGCTCGTAAAGGTAGACGGAACGCGCGTGGAGACGCGGCCGATCGCCGGTACCCGTCCCAGAGGGGCCACGGAAGCCGAGGATCGTGCTTTGGCGGCCGATTTGCTGCAGGACGAGAAGGAGCGTGCGGAGCATCTGATGCTGGTGGATTTGGGACGGAACGACATCGGGCGGGTTTCCAAATTCGGCAGCGTGAAATGCGACATGTTCATGGAGATTGAGCGGTACTCCCACGTCATGCATATGGTGTCCAACGTGGCAGGCGAACTGCGGGACGACAAGGATTTCTTCGATGCCTTCCTCTCTTGCCTCCCGGCCGGAACGGTATCCGGCGCGCCCAAGCTGCGGGCGATGGAGATCATTGCAGAGCTGGAAAAAGAGGCTCGGGGAGCCTATGCCGGAGCGATCGGCTATCTGGGCTTCTCGGGCAATATGGATGCCTGCATCACCATCCGGACGATCATTTTCAAAAAAGGGAAAGCCTACGTGCAGGCCGGAGCCGGCATTGTATGGGATTCCGTGCCTGAGAACGAGTACCAGGAGACGGTGAACAAGGCCAAAGCCCTGCTCACGGCGATTCGGACGGCGGAAGCGATGTTCCCCGCCAAGAACAGACTGGGCAACGCCAATATGGCAAACGCGGACTATTTCGTAACTCCGGCAGCGATGCCGAACTGA
- the aroH gene encoding chorismate mutase, translated as MVTRGVRGATTVTQNNEEEILRETAVLLREIVDRNGIVPEDICSVWITMTGDLDAAFPAKAIRQLEGWELVPLMCALEVPVAGALPQCIRFMVHVNTEKAQHEINHVYLNGAQALRPDLVAPSNS; from the coding sequence ATGGTAACACGTGGAGTCCGCGGGGCTACGACAGTCACGCAAAACAACGAAGAAGAGATTTTGCGCGAAACAGCGGTATTGCTGCGCGAAATCGTGGATCGCAACGGTATTGTGCCGGAGGATATTTGCAGCGTGTGGATCACGATGACCGGTGATTTGGATGCGGCATTCCCGGCCAAAGCGATTCGGCAATTGGAAGGCTGGGAGCTTGTGCCGCTGATGTGCGCTTTGGAGGTGCCGGTTGCCGGTGCTTTGCCGCAATGCATCCGCTTTATGGTGCATGTAAATACGGAAAAGGCACAGCATGAAATCAATCATGTGTACCTGAACGGCGCGCAGGCTTTGCGCCCCGATCTGGTTGCACCATCCAATTCGTAA